CGAAGCAGCTCCTGCGCGCCTACGGCATCCGCGTCCCGCGCGAACAGCTCGTCACGAGCGCGGCGGCGGCCGTCCGGGCGGCGGGCCTGGTCGGCTACCCGGTCGTCATGAAGGCCTCGGGCCCCCAGCTGGCCCACAAGACGGAACTCGGCCTGGTCAAGGTCGGCCTCACCTCGGCGAGCCAGATCCGCGACGCGTACCGCGAGCTGACGGACATAGCCCGCTACGAGAACATCCCGCTCGACGGGATCCTGGTCTGCCAGATGATCGAACGCGGCGTCGAGATGGTCGTCGGCGTCACCCAGGACGCCCTCTTCGGCCCCACCGTCACCGTCGGACTCGGCGGGGTCCTGGTGGAGGTCCTGGGCGACGCGGCGGTCCGCGTACCCCCCTTCGGGGAGGACCAGGCCCGCACGATGCTCCGCGAACTCCGCGGCCACGCCCTCCTGGAGGGCGTACGGGGCGCACCCCCGGCGGACGTGGACGCGCTGGTGGAGGTCATCCTGCGGGTCCAGCGGATGGCGCTGGAACTGGGCGACGACCTCTCCGAGCTGGACATCAACCCCCTGATGGTCCTCCCCCGCGGGCAGGGCGCGGTGGCGCTGGACGCGCTGGCCATCTGCCGCTGACGGTGGCCCTGGCCGCTGCGCGGGCTGCTCCCCACCCCACCCTTCGCCCGTTCCCTGGGGCTCCGCCCCGGACCCCGCGCCTCAAACGCCGGCGAGGCTGGGGGTGCGGCGGGGCTGGGATGGCGCCAGCCGGACCGGATGGGACTGCGCCAGCACGGGGTCGCGCACGTAAGGGGACGGGGGCGGGGTGGGGTGTCGTCCGGGACTAAAACGAGATGAATTCGGCGCAAACCACCGCCCCGCAAACCAAGCACCGCCAAGGCGCCGAACATCGAAGCCCGTCCCGGACGACACCCCACCCCGCCCCCGGCCCCGACCCACCCGCAGCCACCACCACAGGAGCGCACCGCCATGGACGAGATCCTGCACCGCGTAGACGCCAACGTCTCCTGGATCACCCTCAACCGCCCCGACGCCATGAACGCCCTCACCTGGGACCAACGCGAGCGCGTCATCGCCCTGCTCGCCGACGCCTCCGCCGACCCCGGCATCCGCGCCGTCGTCGTCACCGCCACCGGCAAGGGCTTCTGCGCGGGCGCCGACCTCCGGAGCAGCGGCCCCAGCAGCACCACCACCGACCGCGTCGTCGGCGACATCTCCCGCATGATCCGCCAAGGCGCCCAACGCCTCATCACCGCGGTCCTCGACTGCGAGAAACCCGTCATCGCCGCGGTCAACGGCACCGCCGCCGGCATCGGCGCCCACCTCGCCCTCGCCTGCGACCTCGTCATCGCCGCCGAACCGGCCCGCTTCATCGAGGTGTTCGTCCGCCGCGGCCTCGTCCCCGACGGCGGCGGCGCCTACCTCCTCCCCCGCCTCCTCGGCCCGCAGAAGGCCAAGGAACTGCTGTTCTTCGGCGACGCGGTCCCCGCCCAGGAGGCCGCCCGCCTCGGCCTGGTCAACAAGGTGGTCCCGGCCGACGAACTGGAGGCGGCCGCCCGCGACTGGGCGGAGCGCCTCGCCCAGGGCCCCACCCGCGCCCTCGCGCTCACGAAGCAGCTGGTCAACGCCTCCCTGGACAGCGACCGGGCGACGGCGCTCGCCGCCGAGGCCACCGCCCAGGAGCTCAACATGGCCACCGCCGACGCGAACGAGGGCGTGGCCGGCTTCGTGGAGCGCCGCACACCGAAGTACCTGGGCCGCTAACCCACCAACGGGCCCCTACATCCGCGGATTCGGCTTCAGCAGCGCGAACACCGCCCCCGCCGGGTCGGCGCCCCACGCGATCCGCCCGACGTCCGGCACGTTCGCCGCCGGCATCAGCACCCCGCCGCCGTTCGCCTCGATCGCCGCGACGGTGGCGTCCACGTCCGCCACGTGGAAGTACGGCACCCACCGCGGCACCATGGCCGACGCCCCGCCCGCGCCCTCACCCTGCGGCGCCACCCCGCCGAAGGACGTCTCGCGCTGGTCGCCGTCGGCGGTGCTCAGCACCCGGTACGTCATCCCGGGCGCCTCCATCTCCTCGGACCGCCACCCGAACAGCCCGCCGTAGAAGGCGAGGGCCGCGTCCGGGTCCGGTACGTGCAGCTCCGCCCACACCAGGCTGTTCTCGGCGGAGGCCAGCTCCAGTCCGGCGTTCTTCCCCGGCTGCCAGCAGGCGAACTCCGCGCCCTGCGGGTCGGTGAACTGCCCCATCCAGCCCTCCCCCATGACGTCCATGGGCTCCGTCCGCACCCGGCCGCCCGCGGCCTGCACCACGCGGGCCGTGCTCTGGATGTCCGGGGTGTTGAAGTACAGCATCCACGCGGACGTCGCCCCCTCGTCGGTGAGCGGGCCGATCGCGGCCACGGTCTTCCCGTCCACCTGGAAGAACCCGTACCCCCCGGCCTCGGGTCCGGCGGAGACGAACCGCCACCCGAGGACGGCTTCGTAGAAGGCCGCCGCCCGGGGCACGTCGGGGCTCCCGAGGTCGAGCCAGTTGGGCGATCCGGTACGGAAGTCGGTGCCGAGCATGGGAGTCCTCCAGCGGGTGCGGCGACACGGTCGCTGGCCACCATGCCCACCCCCCGCCCCCGCGACCGCGTACGGCCCTGCACGCCCGGGCGGATTCACCCGATCGGCGGGCCCGCCACGCCCAGCGATCAGGGCCGGACACCCCCCAGCACCATCCCGACCCCGGCACCATCCCGACCCCGGCGACCGGCAGCACCGCGAGCCCGGCGACCCAGGCCCACATCAGGCCGAAGGGGAGCCCGCGCCGCGGCGGTGACCGGCAGGGCGAACCACCCCACACCCACCCCTTCCCATCTGACGAACCGTCAGCTTCAATCGTCCATGTGATGGGACACGCAGGGATGGCGGCCACCGTCGTCCGATACCTCAGGTCAGCCGGCTCCCCCACCTCGGCCGGACACGTCGACGCCCTGCCCCGCCCCGACCTGCGGGCCGTCGGCGAGGACGAGCGCGCGCCCGTCAGCCCCGCCGAGTTCCGGGCCGTACTGGGCAACTTCGCGAGCGGGGTCACGATCATCACCGCCCCGGCCGCGGACGGCGAGGAGGGCCCGGCCGGCTTCGCCTGCCAGTCCTTCGCCTCGCTCTCCCTCGACCCGCCCCTGGTCACCTTCATGGTGGCCCGTACGTCGACCACCTGGCCGCGGATCGCCCGCGCCGGGGTGTTCTGCGTCAACATCCTCGGCGCCGGGCAGGGCGAGCTGTGCCGGGCCTTCGCGGTGAGCGGCGCCGACAAGTTCGCCGGGGTGCCGCACCGGCCCGCACCCGCGACCGGATCCCCGCAGCTGGACGACGTACCGGCCTGGATCGACTGCCGGATCCATGCCGTCCACACCGGCGGGGACCACCTGATCGTCGTGGGCCGCGTCGAGGCCATGGGCGCCGCCGGCGAGGGCGACCCGCTCCTCTTCCACAAGGGCCGCTTCGGCCGCCTGGCCGACTGACCCACACCGGGCCCGGGCACCCGTACGCACACCGGACCCGCACCGGGGCCGCACCGGGGCCGGGGCCGGGGCCACCCGGTACGCACCCGTACGCGCACCGGGCCCACCCCCCACCCTCAGAACGTGAGCACCCCCCGCGCCACCCGCCCGTGCTGCGCGTCGTCCACGGCCTTGGCGAAGTCCTCCACCGGGTAGACCTCCGTCACCAGCTCGTCCAGCAGCAGCTTCCCCTGCCGGTACAGCTCGGCGTACAGCGCGATGTCGCGCTGGGGCCGCGAGGACCCGTACCGGCAGCCCATGATCGTCTTGTCCAGGTACAGGGACGAGACCAGGAACGACGCCTCCTCCCTGAAGCCCGGCACCCCGAGCAGCACCGCCTGCCCGTGCCGGTCGAGGAGGTCGACGGCCTGGCGGATCAGCTTGACGTTGCCCACGCACTCGAAGGCGTGGTCGGCGCCCGTCGGCAGGATCTCCCGCACCGCCGCCGAGGAGTCGGGAACGGCGGAGGCGTCGATGAAGTGGGTGGCGCCGAACTGCCGGGCCACCGCCTCCTTCGCCGGGTTCGCGTCCACCGCCACGATCGTCGTGGCCCCCGCGATCCGGGCGCCCTGGAGGACGTTCAGCCCGATCCCGCCGGTGCCGATGACGACCACCGTCTCCCCCCGGTCCACCCTGGCCCGGTTCAGCACCGCCCCCACGCCCGTCAGCACCCCGCAGCCGATCAGCGCGGCCGAGGTCAGCGGGATGTCCTCGGGGATCTTCACCGCCTGCACGGCCTTGACGAGGGTCCGTTCCGCGAAGGCCGAGTTGGAGGCGAACTGGAACAGCGGCTGCCCGCCCCGCGAGAAGGGCTGCCCCGGCATCCCGATCGCCTTGCGGCACATCGTCGGCCGGCCGCGGTCGCAGTCCGCGCACGCCCCGCAGTTGGCGAGGGTGGACAGCGACACGTGATCACCGGGCGCCACGTGCGTCACCCCCGGCCCCACCGCCTCGACCACACCCGCCCCCTCGTGCCCGAGCACGACCGGCGGCGGGAAGGGGATCGTCCCGTCGATCACCGACAGGTCGCTGTGGCACAGCCCGGCCGCCGCTATCGCGACCAGCACCTCCCCCGGCCCGGGGTCCCGGATCTCCAGGTCCCCGACCACCTGGGCCTGCTTGCCGTCGAACACGACGCCTCTCACCTGGGCTCCTTAGGCAGGCCGAGCACCCGCTCGGCGATGATGTTCCGCTGGATCTCGTCCGAGCCGCCGTAGATCGTGTCGGCCCGGGTGAACAGGAACAGGCGCTGCTCCTCGTCGAGCCCGCGTTCGTACGGCGCCCCGTGCGCCCAGAGCCCCGGCCCGGCCGTCGCCACCGCGCCCCGCACCGCCACCGCCAGCTCCCCGAGCCGCCGGTGCCACCCGCCCCACAGCAGCTTCGCCACGCTGGGCGCGCCCGGCCCGCCCTCGGCGCCGAGGGTGCGCAGCGCGTTCCACCGCATGGTGCGCAGCTCGGCCCACTGCCGGACGAGGCGCTCGCGCAGGACCGGATCCGGCGCGCCCGAAGCCGCGTAGGCCCGGACCACCCGCTCCAGTTCGGCCGCGAAGCCGATCTGCTGGACGAGCGTGGAGACGCCCCTTTCCAGGGCGAGCAGGCCCATGGCCACGGCCCAGCCGTTGCCCTCGCCGCCGACGACCTCGGAGGCGACGGCGCCGTCGAGGAAGACCTCGTTGAACTCGGCGGTGCCCGACATCTGCCGGATCGGCCGGACGTCGACCTTGCCCGGCTGGTCCATCCGTACGAGGAGGAAGGACAGCCCCCGGTGCCGCTGGGACCCGGCCTCGGTCCGCGCCAGGACGAAGCACCAGTCGGCGTCCTGGGCAAGGGAGGTCCAGATCTTCTGCCCGGTGACGCGCAGCAGCCCGTCCGCGCGGTCGCGTACGGCCGCCGTGCGCAGGCCGGCCAGGTCCGATCCGGCGCCCGGTTCGGAGTACCCCTGGCACCACAGCTCCTCGCCGCGGGCGATGGCGGGCAGGAAGCGGTCCTTCTGCTCCGGGGAGCCGTAGGCGATCAGCGTCGGTGCGAGGAGGTTCTCGCCGATGTGGCCGACCCGTGCGGGGGCGCGCGCGGCCGCGTACTCCTCGGCCCACACCACCTGTCCGGTGAGGGAGAGCGGGCGGTTGCCGTACCCCTGTTCCGCCCAGCCCTGGCCGATCCAGCCGCCGCGGCC
The Streptomyces sp. NBC_00091 genome window above contains:
- a CDS encoding enoyl-CoA hydratase/isomerase family protein; its protein translation is MDEILHRVDANVSWITLNRPDAMNALTWDQRERVIALLADASADPGIRAVVVTATGKGFCAGADLRSSGPSSTTTDRVVGDISRMIRQGAQRLITAVLDCEKPVIAAVNGTAAGIGAHLALACDLVIAAEPARFIEVFVRRGLVPDGGGAYLLPRLLGPQKAKELLFFGDAVPAQEAARLGLVNKVVPADELEAAARDWAERLAQGPTRALALTKQLVNASLDSDRATALAAEATAQELNMATADANEGVAGFVERRTPKYLGR
- a CDS encoding VOC family protein, which encodes MLGTDFRTGSPNWLDLGSPDVPRAAAFYEAVLGWRFVSAGPEAGGYGFFQVDGKTVAAIGPLTDEGATSAWMLYFNTPDIQSTARVVQAAGGRVRTEPMDVMGEGWMGQFTDPQGAEFACWQPGKNAGLELASAENSLVWAELHVPDPDAALAFYGGLFGWRSEEMEAPGMTYRVLSTADGDQRETSFGGVAPQGEGAGGASAMVPRWVPYFHVADVDATVAAIEANGGGVLMPAANVPDVGRIAWGADPAGAVFALLKPNPRM
- a CDS encoding flavin reductase family protein, coding for MAATVVRYLRSAGSPTSAGHVDALPRPDLRAVGEDERAPVSPAEFRAVLGNFASGVTIITAPAADGEEGPAGFACQSFASLSLDPPLVTFMVARTSTTWPRIARAGVFCVNILGAGQGELCRAFAVSGADKFAGVPHRPAPATGSPQLDDVPAWIDCRIHAVHTGGDHLIVVGRVEAMGAAGEGDPLLFHKGRFGRLAD
- a CDS encoding Zn-dependent alcohol dehydrogenase, with amino-acid sequence MRGVVFDGKQAQVVGDLEIRDPGPGEVLVAIAAAGLCHSDLSVIDGTIPFPPPVVLGHEGAGVVEAVGPGVTHVAPGDHVSLSTLANCGACADCDRGRPTMCRKAIGMPGQPFSRGGQPLFQFASNSAFAERTLVKAVQAVKIPEDIPLTSAALIGCGVLTGVGAVLNRARVDRGETVVVIGTGGIGLNVLQGARIAGATTIVAVDANPAKEAVARQFGATHFIDASAVPDSSAAVREILPTGADHAFECVGNVKLIRQAVDLLDRHGQAVLLGVPGFREEASFLVSSLYLDKTIMGCRYGSSRPQRDIALYAELYRQGKLLLDELVTEVYPVEDFAKAVDDAQHGRVARGVLTF
- a CDS encoding acyl-CoA dehydrogenase family protein, with product MDFGFGAEDEELRGRARAWLAEHLVGPYEEAIGLGGPGSEHEGVETRRAWERELGRGGWIGQGWAEQGYGNRPLSLTGQVVWAEEYAAARAPARVGHIGENLLAPTLIAYGSPEQKDRFLPAIARGEELWCQGYSEPGAGSDLAGLRTAAVRDRADGLLRVTGQKIWTSLAQDADWCFVLARTEAGSQRHRGLSFLLVRMDQPGKVDVRPIRQMSGTAEFNEVFLDGAVASEVVGGEGNGWAVAMGLLALERGVSTLVQQIGFAAELERVVRAYAASGAPDPVLRERLVRQWAELRTMRWNALRTLGAEGGPGAPSVAKLLWGGWHRRLGELAVAVRGAVATAGPGLWAHGAPYERGLDEEQRLFLFTRADTIYGGSDEIQRNIIAERVLGLPKEPR